A stretch of the Crocinitomicaceae bacterium genome encodes the following:
- the nusA gene encoding transcription termination/antitermination protein NusA — MNALELIESFSEFKEFKNIDRETMMNILQDVFRSMLKKKYGNDEHIDVIINPDKGDLEIWINREIVPDGEVEDENLEIALSEAVKIEPDFEVGEEVAEEIKIGDFGRRNVLSLRQNLISRILELEKDHIYKKYRERIGEIVTGEVYQVWKREILVLDDEGNELILPKSEQIPSDYFKKGESVRAVVARVDLRNNTPVIVLSRTAPEFLERLFELEVPEVFDGLITIKKIVREPGERAKVAVESYDDRIDPVGACVGMKGARIHGIVRELKNENIDVINYTNNDKLFIQRALSPAKITSIELNEETGRAEVYLKPDQVSLAIGKGGHNIKLAGKLSGYEIDVYREGAEDIEDVDLDEFVDEIEGWIIDELKSIGLDTAKSVLELNKEELLKRTDLEEETIDDVLGILKAEFEE, encoded by the coding sequence ATGAATGCGCTGGAGTTAATTGAATCGTTCTCAGAATTTAAAGAATTCAAGAATATTGACCGTGAAACCATGATGAACATCTTGCAGGATGTATTTAGGTCCATGCTCAAAAAAAAATATGGTAATGATGAACATATTGACGTAATCATTAACCCTGATAAAGGTGACCTTGAAATCTGGATCAATCGTGAAATTGTGCCTGATGGTGAAGTTGAAGATGAAAATCTTGAAATTGCGCTTTCTGAGGCTGTAAAAATTGAACCTGATTTTGAAGTAGGTGAAGAGGTGGCTGAAGAAATTAAAATTGGTGATTTCGGACGCCGTAATGTATTGTCTCTGCGTCAAAATCTGATCTCTCGTATCCTTGAACTTGAAAAAGATCATATCTACAAAAAATATCGTGAACGCATTGGTGAAATTGTTACGGGTGAAGTTTATCAGGTTTGGAAACGTGAAATTCTTGTTTTAGATGATGAAGGAAATGAACTTATTTTGCCTAAGTCTGAACAAATTCCATCTGATTATTTCAAAAAAGGTGAATCTGTACGTGCCGTTGTTGCTCGGGTAGATTTAAGAAATAATACACCAGTTATTGTACTTTCTCGCACCGCACCTGAGTTCCTTGAAAGACTTTTTGAACTGGAGGTACCAGAGGTATTTGATGGTTTGATTACAATTAAAAAAATTGTGCGTGAACCAGGTGAACGTGCTAAAGTTGCAGTTGAATCTTATGATGATCGCATTGATCCGGTTGGTGCTTGCGTGGGAATGAAAGGTGCCCGCATTCATGGTATTGTGCGTGAATTAAAAAATGAAAATATTGACGTAATCAATTACACAAACAATGATAAGTTGTTTATTCAGCGCGCTCTTTCTCCGGCAAAAATCACCTCCATTGAATTGAATGAAGAAACCGGAAGAGCTGAAGTATATCTTAAACCTGATCAGGTTTCTCTGGCAATTGGTAAAGGCGGACACAACATTAAATTGGCCGGTAAATTATCTGGCTATGAAATTGATGTTTATCGTGAAGGTGCTGAAGATATTGAAGATGTTGACTTAGATGAATTTGTTGATGAAATTGAAGGTTGGATTATTGATGAATTAAAATCAATAGGTCTTGACACAGCTAAATCAGTTCTTGAATTAAATAAAGAAGAATTACTTAAAAGAACTGATCTTGAAGAAGAAACAATTGATGATGTACTTGGAATTTTAAAAGCAGAATTTGAAGAATAA
- a CDS encoding TAT-variant-translocated molybdopterin oxidoreductase — translation MGNNKKYWKGLDELNATPEFVERTEREFPQELSVDQFLADDKLKESSTGRRDFLKFLGFSVAAATVAACESPVVNAVPYVVKPEDVNPGVANWYASSFYDGNSYASILVKTREGRPIFIKGNREHGFTKGAINPQIAASVLSLYDGERLKGPMSAGADAEWNTVDSDVIKSLQSAASKGKKIVLLSGTVISPSAQDVISQFITKFGGTPSVQMQAPVTAVPVEGEEQPVDSTSLVGSAATDSSVIHIQYDAVSYSAIREANLESFGKKVIPDYDFSKAQAIVSVGADFLNSWLLPTQFVGQYGLNRNPNKESMSVHYQFESNMSITGSNADFRGMVKPSEYAKVLAMLHKEVVGSAVPGVDFSTLSEDVQAKVKAAAESLKANKGTSLVVCGSNRKGLQVITNSINSALGNYSLTINLNDPINLFASEDSKMNQLVKDMNAKQVGALIMWDTNPVYTHPSGEEFKATLANVDLTVSMSSYADETGSACQYICPDHHALESWYDFNPKMSHYSIAQPTIRPLGNTRSAIESLMIWSDQAAHVGPDSTNFHDRIKTNWEQFGFPMQTKFLDFFSYWNNAVHNSCGSINVIPASSVVFNGDLAAAGKDANSFTGGEWEISLYQKAAMGNGSQAGNPWLQEMPDPMTKVTWDNYITMSPADMKAMGLNMELGQESKSSVVSVKIGDKEIKLAVYPQPGQAPKTIGIALGYGRGEGGEKIGRGAYHTNEFGKHETGNNGGRVKIGVNVFRYINNGAAELSADSITKTNEEYFLACTQTHSTVMARNSIVKETTHEIFKNKPKSAYNHSHTLHSGWNHDDKPISEFNLWDEHPVEHVGHRWAMTIDLTSCVGCGSCLIACQAENNVPVVGKDEVRRGREMHWLRLDRYYASDLEPTIGTRDKAQFKAQGFSALEIPAENPKVVHMPMMCHHCNHAPCETVCPVAATTHSNEGLNMMSYNRCIGTRYCANNCPYKVRRFNWFNYPSYRKFVEVNPAQDDLGRMVLNPDVVVRTRGVMEKCSFCVQKIQEGKLNAKKEDRKLIDGDVSTACAEVCPTNAIIVGDWNDTESFVRTSTQEDRAYQVLEEVGTKPNIWYKVKVRNEHNEVLDGIQVVHEEGHGEHSEEGHTEEGHTEEGHESATPESSHH, via the coding sequence ATGGGAAATAATAAAAAATATTGGAAAGGTCTTGATGAACTGAATGCTACTCCTGAGTTTGTGGAGCGCACTGAAAGAGAATTCCCTCAAGAATTATCTGTTGATCAGTTTTTAGCTGATGATAAACTGAAAGAATCTTCTACCGGTCGTCGTGATTTCCTTAAATTTTTAGGATTCAGCGTTGCCGCTGCAACAGTTGCAGCTTGTGAGTCTCCGGTTGTGAATGCTGTACCTTACGTTGTGAAACCTGAAGATGTAAATCCTGGGGTTGCTAATTGGTATGCTTCTTCTTTTTATGATGGAAATTCTTACGCAAGTATTCTCGTTAAAACGCGTGAAGGAAGACCTATTTTTATAAAAGGAAATCGTGAGCATGGCTTCACTAAAGGGGCAATTAATCCGCAAATTGCAGCATCAGTTTTATCCTTGTATGATGGTGAAAGGCTAAAAGGTCCAATGTCGGCCGGTGCTGACGCAGAGTGGAACACTGTTGATTCTGACGTTATTAAGAGTCTTCAATCTGCTGCATCTAAAGGCAAGAAAATAGTATTATTATCCGGAACTGTGATTAGCCCAAGTGCTCAGGATGTTATCTCTCAGTTCATTACTAAATTTGGCGGTACTCCAAGTGTTCAAATGCAAGCGCCGGTAACTGCAGTGCCGGTTGAAGGTGAAGAGCAACCGGTTGATTCTACTAGCCTAGTTGGGTCTGCTGCCACCGACAGTTCTGTTATACATATTCAATATGATGCTGTATCGTACAGCGCTATTCGTGAAGCAAATCTTGAATCATTTGGTAAAAAGGTGATTCCTGATTACGATTTCTCAAAAGCTCAGGCAATAGTTTCTGTTGGCGCTGACTTCTTGAATTCGTGGTTGTTGCCTACACAATTTGTGGGTCAATATGGGTTGAACAGAAATCCAAACAAAGAGTCTATGTCGGTTCATTACCAGTTTGAATCAAACATGTCAATTACTGGTTCTAATGCTGACTTCAGGGGTATGGTTAAGCCATCTGAATATGCTAAAGTGCTGGCCATGCTGCATAAAGAAGTTGTGGGCAGTGCGGTACCAGGTGTTGATTTTAGCACACTCAGTGAGGATGTTCAAGCGAAAGTAAAAGCGGCTGCAGAGTCACTTAAAGCTAACAAAGGAACATCGTTGGTGGTTTGTGGTTCTAATCGCAAAGGTCTGCAAGTAATAACCAATTCAATTAATAGTGCACTTGGAAATTATTCTTTGACTATTAACTTGAATGACCCAATTAATCTTTTTGCTTCTGAAGATTCAAAAATGAATCAATTGGTAAAAGATATGAATGCAAAACAGGTTGGTGCACTCATTATGTGGGATACTAACCCTGTATATACACATCCAAGTGGAGAAGAGTTTAAAGCAACACTGGCTAATGTTGATTTAACTGTGTCAATGTCTTCCTACGCTGATGAGACAGGATCTGCTTGCCAATATATTTGTCCTGATCATCACGCTCTGGAATCATGGTATGACTTTAATCCAAAAATGAGTCATTATTCCATTGCGCAACCTACTATTAGACCATTAGGTAATACTCGCTCAGCTATTGAATCGTTGATGATTTGGTCTGATCAAGCCGCACATGTTGGGCCAGATAGCACCAATTTTCATGATCGCATTAAAACCAACTGGGAACAATTTGGTTTCCCAATGCAGACAAAATTTCTTGATTTCTTCTCATATTGGAATAATGCTGTACACAATAGCTGTGGATCAATTAATGTGATTCCGGCCTCATCTGTTGTTTTCAATGGTGATCTTGCCGCGGCCGGTAAAGATGCAAATTCATTTACCGGGGGTGAATGGGAAATATCGCTATATCAAAAAGCAGCAATGGGTAATGGTTCGCAAGCTGGAAATCCTTGGTTACAGGAGATGCCTGATCCAATGACTAAAGTTACTTGGGACAATTACATCACTATGTCTCCTGCTGATATGAAAGCAATGGGACTAAACATGGAACTTGGACAAGAGAGCAAATCTTCTGTCGTTTCTGTGAAGATAGGTGACAAAGAAATTAAACTTGCTGTTTATCCACAACCTGGTCAGGCCCCTAAAACAATTGGTATCGCTTTAGGTTATGGTCGTGGTGAAGGTGGTGAAAAAATTGGAAGGGGTGCATATCATACAAACGAATTTGGTAAACACGAAACTGGAAATAACGGTGGTCGTGTAAAAATCGGAGTAAATGTTTTCCGTTACATAAATAATGGCGCAGCAGAATTATCCGCTGATAGCATTACAAAAACGAATGAAGAGTATTTTCTCGCGTGCACACAAACTCACAGCACGGTGATGGCAAGAAACTCAATCGTGAAAGAAACTACGCACGAGATTTTCAAAAACAAACCAAAATCTGCCTATAATCATTCACATACTTTACATTCTGGATGGAATCATGACGATAAACCAATCAGTGAATTTAACTTATGGGATGAGCACCCGGTAGAGCATGTTGGTCACCGTTGGGCAATGACCATTGATTTGACTTCGTGCGTTGGATGCGGTTCATGTTTGATTGCTTGTCAAGCTGAAAACAACGTTCCTGTTGTTGGAAAAGATGAAGTTCGTCGTGGTCGTGAAATGCATTGGTTAAGACTTGATCGTTATTACGCTTCTGATCTTGAGCCAACTATTGGTACGCGAGATAAAGCTCAATTTAAAGCGCAAGGATTCTCTGCACTTGAAATTCCCGCTGAAAATCCTAAAGTGGTACACATGCCAATGATGTGCCATCACTGTAATCACGCGCCTTGTGAAACCGTTTGTCCGGTTGCTGCAACAACACACTCAAATGAAGGGCTTAACATGATGTCCTACAACCGTTGTATCGGAACACGTTATTGCGCTAATAACTGTCCATACAAAGTGCGCAGATTCAATTGGTTTAATTATCCAAGTTATAGAAAATTTGTTGAGGTAAATCCGGCTCAGGATGATTTGGGTCGTATGGTACTCAATCCGGATGTTGTTGTGCGTACTCGTGGTGTGATGGAAAAATGTTCTTTCTGCGTTCAAAAAATTCAAGAAGGAAAACTTAATGCTAAAAAAGAAGATCGCAAATTGATTGATGGTGATGTGTCTACAGCTTGTGCTGAAGTTTGTCCTACCAATGCAATTATTGTTGGTGATTGGAATGACACAGAATCTTTCGTTAGAACAAGCACGCAGGAAGATCGCGCATATCAAGTTCTAGAAGAAGTAGGAACAAAACCAAACATTTGGTACAAGGTGAAGGTGAGAAATGAACACAATGAAGTATTGGACGGAATTCAGGTAGTTCACGAAGAAGGGCACGGAGAACATAGTGAAGAGGGACATACGGAAGAAGGTCACACTGAAGAGGGACATGAGAGTGCAACACCAGAATCAAGTCACCATTAA
- the nrfD gene encoding polysulfide reductase NrfD, producing MHKEAEIREPLILGHKTYHDITEDVCRSIEGKAPKTWYIMLGVAMLVGLYGVGCIFYLLGTGIGTWGLNKTVQWAWDITNFVWWVGIGHAGTLISAVLLLFRQRWRMAVNRSAEAMTIFAVFMAGIFPLIHMGRLWVGYWVMPIPNQFGSLWVNFNSPLLWDVFAISTYLSVSLVFWYIGLIPDFATIRDRAKSPVAKKVYSIMSFGWSGRAKHWNRFEIVSLVLAGLATPLVFSVHSIVSFDFATSVIPGWHTTIFPPYFVCGAVFSGFAMVQTLLLILRKGMKLEAYIHTRHVEYMNIVIMVTGSIVGVAYLTELFISWYSGVEYESYAFINRFSGPYWWAYWSMMTCNVISPQLMWIKKLRRSLMFTFFISIVVNIGMWFERFVIIVTSIHRDYLPSAWSMFYPTWVDIGIYIGTLGLFFSFYLLFARFFPVLAISEVKTILKISGESYKNGTAPGAAHH from the coding sequence ATGCATAAAGAAGCCGAAATAAGAGAACCCCTCATTTTAGGTCATAAAACGTATCATGACATTACCGAGGATGTTTGTCGTTCAATTGAAGGAAAAGCACCAAAGACATGGTATATCATGCTTGGTGTGGCAATGCTTGTAGGTCTTTACGGTGTTGGTTGTATTTTTTATTTGCTCGGGACAGGTATAGGTACTTGGGGGCTTAATAAAACGGTACAATGGGCATGGGATATTACCAATTTCGTTTGGTGGGTCGGTATTGGTCACGCCGGTACGTTGATCTCAGCTGTGCTTTTATTGTTTAGACAACGGTGGAGAATGGCGGTGAACAGATCTGCAGAGGCGATGACAATTTTTGCGGTTTTCATGGCTGGTATTTTTCCGTTAATTCACATGGGTCGTCTTTGGGTAGGGTATTGGGTAATGCCTATTCCTAACCAGTTTGGTTCGCTTTGGGTTAACTTTAACTCACCTCTCCTGTGGGACGTATTCGCAATCTCAACTTATCTTTCTGTTTCACTCGTTTTCTGGTATATCGGCCTAATTCCTGATTTTGCTACTATCCGTGATAGAGCGAAAAGTCCGGTTGCCAAAAAAGTTTATTCAATCATGTCTTTTGGATGGTCTGGAAGAGCAAAGCACTGGAATAGATTTGAAATTGTTTCTCTAGTTCTTGCTGGTCTTGCTACTCCTCTGGTGTTTTCGGTGCACTCAATTGTATCATTTGACTTTGCTACTTCGGTGATTCCTGGATGGCATACAACCATCTTCCCTCCATATTTCGTTTGTGGGGCTGTATTCTCAGGTTTTGCCATGGTGCAAACACTGCTCCTAATTCTTCGCAAAGGAATGAAATTGGAAGCGTACATTCATACGCGTCACGTAGAATACATGAATATAGTAATCATGGTTACCGGTTCAATAGTTGGTGTTGCATACTTGACTGAATTGTTCATTTCATGGTATTCAGGTGTTGAGTATGAATCATATGCATTTATCAATCGCTTTTCTGGTCCATATTGGTGGGCGTATTGGTCAATGATGACTTGCAACGTTATCTCACCACAGTTGATGTGGATTAAAAAACTAAGACGAAGTTTGATGTTTACATTCTTTATCTCTATTGTTGTAAATATTGGTATGTGGTTTGAGCGTTTCGTAATTATCGTTACTTCAATTCACCGTGATTATCTACCATCAGCTTGGAGTATGTTCTACCCAACTTGGGTTGATATCGGAATCTATATTGGAACATTAGGTTTATTCTTTTCATTCTACTTGTTATTTGCCAGATTTTTCCCTGTGCTTGCAATAAGTGAGGTGAAAACAATCTTGAAAATTTCAGGAGAAAGTTATAAAAACGGAACTGCGCCCGGAGCAGCACACCATTAA
- the infB gene encoding translation initiation factor IF-2, translating to MSAKRLNKVAKEYNISITTIIDFLGTKGVKLDSNPNTKVEEDILQILEQEFADDKKAAKQASESVVLSKEKRESLSLRDIKKDKKEEEEEEEEEQPKPRKARTVVEKKEPVEVVEEPVKLEEKVIEEEPVEKPKVAVVGKIDLDALNQKTRPTKKKKEPEPEPEPKKVVEEKVEPKVEVKPVEPVKVNTPEPIETIKAKTEKLTGPVVIGKIVLPVAKEKASDHDYADRKKRKRIKKVNIEKQAAEAGSKKPGQKGKPKQEKPQVTDEEIQKEIKETLARLQGGGTKSKGSKIRREKRELFAQKREAELEREEQEKGILKLTEFVTVSELASMMDVSVNEVISACMSLGIFASINQRLDAETIQIVAAEYGFETQFISAEVQEAIKEDVDKPEELKPRPPIVTVMGHVDHGKTSLLDYIRNTNVISGEAGGITQHIGAYSVVTSSGRHITFLDTPGHEAFTAMRARGAQVTDIAIIIIAADDQVMPQTKEAISHAQAAGVPMVFAINKIDKPGADSEKIKQQLSQMNILVEDWGGKFQSQEVSAKKGLHVDELLEKVLLEADLLDLKANPEKNAVGTVVEATLDKGRGYVTTLLVAAGTLRIGDFIVAGQHYGKVKAMHNERGQVVKEAGPSTPVSILGFTGAPSAGDKFNVLSDEREAKQIATKREQLHREQGLRTQKHITLDEIGRRIAIGDFQELNIIVKGDVDGSIEALSDALLKLSTPKIQINIIHKGVGAISETDVTLASASNAIIVGFQVRPSASARKLAEKEEIDVRLYSVIYQAIDEVKTAMEGMLAPEFKEEIVGTAEIRETFNISKVGTIAGCFVTEGKIIRNNEIRLIRDGIVIHTGKLDSLKRFKDDVKEVKHGYECGLSLEKFNDLAVGDIIESYQMVEVKSKL from the coding sequence ATGTCAGCAAAAAGGTTAAATAAGGTTGCCAAAGAATACAATATCAGTATTACTACCATCATTGATTTTTTGGGTACAAAAGGCGTGAAGCTTGATTCAAACCCAAACACAAAGGTAGAGGAGGATATTCTGCAGATACTTGAACAAGAATTTGCGGATGATAAAAAAGCTGCCAAACAAGCTTCTGAAAGTGTCGTGCTTTCCAAAGAAAAAAGAGAATCACTTTCACTGCGTGACATAAAAAAAGATAAAAAAGAGGAGGAAGAAGAAGAGGAAGAGGAGCAACCAAAACCACGAAAAGCTCGAACCGTTGTTGAAAAGAAAGAGCCAGTTGAGGTAGTTGAAGAACCGGTCAAATTAGAAGAAAAAGTTATTGAAGAAGAACCGGTTGAAAAACCAAAAGTGGCTGTTGTTGGCAAAATTGATTTGGATGCATTGAATCAGAAAACGCGTCCAACAAAAAAGAAAAAAGAACCTGAACCTGAACCTGAACCAAAGAAAGTGGTTGAGGAAAAAGTTGAACCAAAAGTAGAAGTTAAGCCTGTTGAACCGGTTAAAGTAAATACGCCTGAACCAATTGAAACTATAAAGGCTAAAACTGAAAAACTAACCGGACCTGTGGTGATTGGTAAAATTGTATTACCTGTTGCAAAAGAAAAAGCTTCGGACCATGATTATGCTGACCGCAAAAAACGCAAGCGAATCAAAAAGGTAAATATTGAGAAACAGGCAGCAGAAGCAGGTTCTAAAAAACCAGGTCAGAAAGGAAAACCAAAACAAGAAAAACCTCAGGTAACTGACGAAGAAATCCAAAAAGAAATTAAAGAAACTCTTGCGCGCCTGCAAGGTGGAGGAACCAAAAGTAAAGGTTCAAAAATCCGCCGTGAAAAGAGAGAACTTTTTGCACAAAAAAGAGAAGCAGAACTTGAACGTGAAGAACAAGAAAAAGGCATACTTAAATTAACTGAATTTGTAACCGTTTCTGAGTTAGCTTCCATGATGGATGTTTCAGTAAATGAAGTAATCAGTGCCTGTATGTCACTTGGAATTTTTGCTTCTATCAACCAGCGCCTTGATGCTGAAACCATCCAAATTGTCGCAGCTGAGTACGGATTTGAAACGCAGTTTATCAGCGCTGAGGTTCAAGAGGCAATTAAAGAAGATGTTGACAAGCCCGAAGAATTGAAGCCGCGTCCGCCTATTGTGACTGTTATGGGACACGTAGATCATGGTAAAACTTCGTTATTGGATTATATCCGAAATACAAACGTAATTAGCGGTGAAGCAGGTGGTATTACCCAGCACATTGGTGCATACAGCGTTGTAACAAGCAGTGGTAGACACATTACATTTTTAGATACTCCCGGTCACGAGGCATTTACTGCTATGCGTGCTCGTGGTGCTCAAGTCACAGATATTGCAATTATTATTATTGCTGCTGATGACCAAGTGATGCCGCAAACAAAAGAGGCTATTTCACATGCTCAGGCAGCTGGAGTTCCAATGGTATTTGCAATTAACAAAATTGATAAACCTGGAGCTGATTCTGAAAAAATTAAACAGCAGCTTTCTCAGATGAATATTCTCGTTGAGGATTGGGGTGGAAAATTCCAGTCTCAAGAGGTTTCTGCAAAAAAAGGATTGCATGTAGACGAATTGCTTGAGAAAGTTTTACTTGAAGCTGATTTACTTGACCTCAAAGCAAATCCTGAAAAAAATGCAGTAGGTACGGTGGTTGAAGCAACGCTAGATAAAGGTCGGGGTTATGTAACTACCTTATTGGTGGCTGCAGGTACTTTGAGAATTGGTGATTTTATTGTTGCCGGTCAACACTACGGTAAAGTGAAGGCAATGCACAATGAGCGTGGTCAAGTGGTTAAAGAGGCAGGCCCATCTACTCCGGTTTCTATTCTTGGATTTACCGGTGCGCCTAGCGCTGGGGATAAATTTAATGTCTTGAGTGATGAACGTGAAGCAAAACAAATTGCAACTAAACGTGAACAACTGCACCGTGAACAAGGATTGCGTACTCAAAAACACATTACTTTGGATGAAATTGGAAGACGAATCGCTATTGGTGACTTCCAAGAACTCAACATCATTGTAAAAGGTGACGTGGACGGTTCTATTGAGGCATTGTCTGATGCATTGTTGAAATTGTCTACTCCAAAAATTCAAATTAATATTATTCATAAAGGGGTAGGTGCAATTTCTGAAACGGATGTTACGCTTGCCTCTGCTTCTAATGCAATTATCGTTGGTTTCCAAGTCAGACCTTCGGCGTCGGCACGTAAACTTGCAGAAAAAGAAGAAATCGATGTAAGACTTTATTCTGTCATCTATCAGGCTATTGATGAGGTAAAAACGGCCATGGAAGGCATGCTTGCTCCTGAGTTTAAAGAAGAAATTGTGGGTACAGCTGAAATTCGTGAAACATTCAATATCTCCAAAGTGGGTACCATCGCGGGATGTTTTGTCACAGAGGGTAAAATTATCCGCAATAACGAAATCAGACTCATTCGTGATGGAATTGTAATTCACACCGGAAAACTTGATTCTCTAAAACGCTTCAAGGACGATGTAAAAGAAGTGAAGCACGGTTATGAGTGTGGCTTGAGTCTCGAGAAATTCAATGATCTTGCAGTAGGCGACATCATAGAATCATACCAAATGGTTGAGGTAAAATCTAAATTGTAA
- a CDS encoding c-type cytochrome: MKIANSFIRKSFSSFLAASMLLFGTLSNTHANAQDGEKLFQQNCASCHKPDKDMTGPALKGSRQRWIDNSSEDNFYSWVRNSGDVIASGDAYANELFNKWNKSTMTPQNLTNEQIDAVFEYIESYTGPVAKKSDAAAPVAGGEEEESSTWIWWAMAVLLLVVIFAVGSARSTLVNVQRRQDGLDPLPKETIGRSWRNWAWNNRGFVGVVGFIVMIMLLVAGMIDLLQIGVFENYKPEQPIAYSHKLHAGDLGIDCKYCHSSVTKSKHAGIPSVNVCMNCHRAVSEGTTTGTAEIQKIYDAAGFDPKTMSYSGVEKPIKWVKVHNLPDHVYFNHSQHVVVGGLDCQACHGNMKNETVGRVMSSTDLNAVGTNGDGLQENTVKFTRPTLTMGWCVECHRQSNVDIAGAANKNPDSYYGIIHQRLLLDKKTYQSYLEDDVVTVAELGGLECAKCHY; this comes from the coding sequence ATGAAAATAGCTAATTCATTCATCCGCAAGTCATTCAGTTCGTTTCTGGCAGCTTCAATGCTGCTCTTTGGAACATTGAGCAATACCCATGCCAATGCTCAGGACGGAGAAAAATTATTCCAACAAAATTGTGCATCCTGCCACAAGCCCGATAAGGACATGACAGGGCCTGCCTTGAAAGGTTCTCGCCAACGTTGGATAGATAATTCTTCTGAGGATAATTTCTATTCGTGGGTACGTAACTCTGGTGATGTAATAGCATCAGGCGATGCTTATGCAAATGAGCTCTTCAATAAGTGGAATAAGTCTACCATGACTCCACAAAACTTGACAAATGAGCAAATCGATGCAGTATTTGAATATATTGAATCTTACACTGGTCCCGTTGCTAAAAAATCTGATGCAGCTGCGCCGGTTGCCGGCGGTGAAGAAGAAGAGTCATCTACTTGGATATGGTGGGCAATGGCTGTTTTACTACTGGTGGTGATTTTTGCGGTTGGCTCTGCACGTTCAACTCTCGTGAACGTTCAACGTCGTCAGGACGGTTTAGATCCACTTCCGAAAGAAACTATCGGAAGATCATGGCGCAATTGGGCATGGAATAATCGTGGTTTTGTTGGCGTAGTTGGGTTCATTGTAATGATTATGCTTTTAGTGGCAGGTATGATTGACTTGCTCCAAATTGGCGTATTCGAAAACTACAAACCTGAACAACCAATTGCGTATTCACATAAATTGCACGCAGGTGATTTGGGTATTGATTGTAAGTATTGTCACAGCTCTGTAACTAAATCTAAACATGCTGGAATTCCTTCTGTAAACGTTTGTATGAACTGTCACCGTGCTGTGAGTGAAGGTACGACAACCGGTACAGCAGAGATCCAAAAAATCTACGATGCTGCCGGATTTGATCCTAAGACAATGTCCTATTCTGGCGTTGAAAAACCAATCAAATGGGTAAAAGTACATAATTTGCCTGATCACGTTTATTTTAATCACTCGCAACACGTTGTGGTTGGTGGACTGGATTGCCAAGCTTGTCATGGAAATATGAAAAATGAAACGGTAGGTCGTGTTATGTCTTCAACTGATTTGAATGCCGTTGGAACTAATGGTGATGGACTTCAAGAAAACACGGTTAAATTCACTAGACCTACTTTAACAATGGGTTGGTGTGTAGAGTGTCACAGACAAAGCAATGTGGATATTGCCGGTGCGGCAAATAAAAATCCTGATTCTTATTACGGAATTATTCATCAAAGACTTTTGTTGGATAAAAAAACTTACCAGTCTTATCTTGAAGACGATGTTGTAACAGTTGCTGAACTTGGCGGCTTAGAGTGTGCTAAATGTCACTATTAA
- a CDS encoding DUF3341 domain-containing protein, whose product MAERVIYASYDDDDALKSGAKKLVADGVHITDVFSPFPIHGIDPIIGVKHTRLGIVSFILGLFGLLLSIYGFKFFMIDDWPMNIGGKPNFSLLENFPAFVPVAFEFTVLLAAHGMAFIYLLRNKTLPGMPADNPYPRTTDDRFVMEIRLSDNMGFTSSDIQTKLKNTPVVEIEERDYVVIK is encoded by the coding sequence ATGGCAGAAAGAGTTATATACGCAAGTTACGATGACGATGATGCACTGAAATCAGGTGCAAAAAAACTAGTCGCTGATGGGGTGCATATCACAGATGTGTTTTCTCCGTTTCCAATTCACGGAATTGATCCAATTATTGGTGTGAAACACACTAGACTTGGTATCGTGTCTTTTATCCTAGGTCTGTTTGGATTATTATTGTCAATTTACGGGTTCAAATTTTTTATGATTGATGATTGGCCGATGAATATTGGAGGTAAACCTAACTTTAGCCTGCTAGAAAATTTTCCTGCTTTTGTTCCGGTTGCATTTGAGTTTACTGTATTGCTTGCAGCACACGGTATGGCTTTTATCTATTTACTGCGCAATAAAACTTTGCCTGGTATGCCGGCAGATAATCCGTATCCAAGAACAACTGATGATCGCTTTGTAATGGAAATAAGATTATCTGATAATATGGGATTTACTTCAAGTGATATTCAGACTAAGTTAAAGAATACACCGGTTGTAGAAATTGAAGAAAGAGATTACGTAGTTATTAAATAA